GGGTCGCGCTGCTCAACGTCAAGGTCGGCGGCGACCTGGTCGGCGAGATGGCGTTCCTGACCGGCAAGGCGCGCTCGGCCACCGTGACCGCGTGCGTCGACACCCGCGCGCGGGTGGTCACGGCGGCGGGGTTCACCGCCTTCCTGACCCGGTTCCCGGCCGCCCACTTCGACCTGGACAAGATGATCCTGCGCACGCTGGCGTGGGGCGAGCAGCGGCGCACGGACTTCAACGGCTACCCGGCGACCGTGCGGCTGGCCCGCGTCCTGGTGTACCTGGCCGACTCCTACGGCCACCACGGCGCCGCGGGCACCGAGTTGAAGCTGAACCTGACCCAGGGCGAGATCGGGTCGCTGGTCGGCGTGGAGGAGGACACCGCGCGCCGGGAGTTCCGCGGCCTGCGCGACCGCGGCGTCATCACCACGGGGTACCGGGCCACCACCGTCGTCGACCGCGGGGTGCTGCGCGAGATCGCCGAACTGTGAAACGGGAAACCCGGTGATCGCCCTACTTCCGCGGGTCGCGCCCCAGCAAGCTGGAGCGGTGACAGCCGACACCATGACACCGCTCGACGGACTGGTCTACCGCCTCGTGGTGGCCGTGGACGTCGAGGGTTACAGCAAGCTCGACGCGCTGGACCAGTCCCTGGCGCAGACGCGGCTGGGCGAGGTCCTGGACCTGGCCGCCCACCACGCCGGGCTGGACCGCTCCCACTGGTACCGCCAGGTGCGCGGCGACGGCGAGCTGGCCGTGCTGCCCGCCGACGCGGACACCGCGTGGGTCGTCGCCCACTTCACCGACCGGCTCTCCGCCGCGCTGGAGGAGCTGCGCCGCGCGGGCACCCCGCTGCGGATGCGGGTGGCCATGCACTGCGGCCCGCTCACCGCGGGCCGGTTCGGCCTGGTCGGGGACGCCCCGATCGTGACCAGCAGGCTGCTGGACGCCAGGGTGGTGCGCCGGGAGCTGGCGGTCGCCGACTCGGACCTGGTGCTGATCATCTCGGGCCGGCTGTTCGACGACGTGGTCCGCACCCGGTTCCACGACCTCGACCCGAACCGGTTCCGCGCCACCCGGTTCCGGGTCAAGGGCAAGTCCTACGCGGGCTACCTGTGCGCCGGTCAGCCGAGACGGGGTTGAGCCGACGGCTAGCGGACGGCGCGGTCGGTGCGGCACGCTCACCGGATGCAGTGGACCGTGCGGGCCGGACGGCCCGACGACGCGCCCGAGATCGCCCGGATCAACGTCGACGCCTGGCAGCACTCGTACCGCGGGATAGTGGACGACCCGGTGCTGGACCGGATGCTGCCGGAGAGCAGGCTGCCGGCGTGGGCGCGGGTGCTGCGGCTGCCCGAACCCAGCCGGGTGTTCGTCGCGGTGGAGGAGGACACCGGCCGGATCGGGGCCTACTGCGCGGTCGACGCGGTCCGCGAGTCGAAGGACGCCCACCCCGACCTGCACACCGGCGAGCTGGTGGCGATCTACGCCGACCCCCGCTTCCACGGCCGGGGCGCCGGGCACGAGGTGCACGAGGCCGCGATGCGGCACCTGGTGGAGCAGGGGTTCCGGTACGCGGTCCTGTGGGTCTTCCAGGACAACGCCAAGAGCCGGGACTTCTACGAGTCGCACGGCTGGCGGCACGACGGCCTGGTGCACCGCTACGAGCTGGGCGGCCAGGAGCTGCCCGAGGTCAGGTACGGCCGGTTCCTGCCCGCGCCGCGCCGCCGGGGCAGGCAGCCGAGCCGCGTCTGAGCCGTGCGACCCCCTCGTCAGCCGAGCAGGGTGTAGTTCAGCTCCTCGCACACCCGCGCCAGCGGCAGGTCGAGGCCGGGGTGCTCCAGCGGCAGCAGCACGTCCGGCGAGGCGGGCAACCCGGTGCCGCCCGGCGGGTCCCACAGGCACACCGCCGGCGCGCCGGAGTCCATCGACGACCGGTACCACAGCCCGTCCAGCTCCGGGTAGGCCGCGCGGATGGCCCGCGCCCACTGCTGCGTCAGCCCCTTGGGGCCGGAGCTGATCTCCTGCGAGGCGCCCGCCCTGGTCGGCCACAGCCCGGTCAGGTCGAGCAGCCGCAGCGTCCGCCGCGGCCGCAGCACCACCAGGAACGGGCTGCGGGTCCGGCGGTCCACCACCGACGTCGCCTGGAACACCTCGGCGATCGACGTCCGCGCGGTCATCCCGAAGTACAGCACCCCCTGGTCGTGGGCGTGCGTCGGCGAGCCGTCCGGCGCGGGCGGCTGGGTGTCGAACCTGGCGTGCGGCAGCGGCCCGGTGTAGCGGAAGCTGTTCCACCGCTGCGGGTGCAGCCCCTTCGCGGCGAAGACGCGCACCAACCGGGTGGCCCGGTGCACGGCCACGACATCCTCGGTGCGACGCAGGGTCGCCTGGAGCACAGCGGGAGCGGGCGGCTGGGGGAGCCGTGACATTCGGGTCCAAGGGTCTCGGCGACAGGGGATCGTCGACGCCGGTGTTCATCGGCGTCGGGAGTTCGGCGCGTCGGGGTTCGGCGGCGTCGGGAGTTCGGCGGTGGCGTCGGGTTCAGGCGGGCGTGCCCAGTTGTGCGGCCAGCGCGGCCACCCGGCGCGGTTCGCCGCCTGCCAGCAGCCACTCGCGCGGCGTCGTGGGGCCGCCGTCCACCACCAGGTCCTCCTGCTCGGTCGTCATGAACCCGGCCACCACCAGCGCGGGCTGGTCCGGCGGCACGGCGGCCAGCACGGCCTCCAGCCCCGGCAGCACGCCGCCGCTCGCGAACTGCCAGGCGGGCAGCCGCCAGCTGCCCCGGTCCTTCCACCCGACCAGCCGGCCGACGCCGAGCCGGTGCCGGACCCGGCTGGTGTCCACGCCCAGCTGCCGCGCGGCCTCGGCCACGCTCAGCGCCGAGTCGCGCAGCACGGCGTGCGCCACCACGGTCCGCGCGCGCCCCTGGTCGTCGGTGACGCGGTGCGGGCTCAAGTCGAGGCCCACGTCGACCAGCGCGTCGCGCTGGTCCGGTGGGAAGTAGCTCGCCGGGTCCGGGTGTGGTGGGGCGAGCTTGCGCGCGGCGTCGGCCACGAGCGACAGGAACTCGTCGGGGGTGACCTGCAGACCTGCCTTGGCCAACACCGCCTCCAGCGCGGGACTCATGCGCACAGGGTATCCCGAGCGTGCGCTTTTGTGCGCATAGGTAACCCGATCGTCGGAACGTGGGGACGGAGTGCGCACAACTAGCCACCCTACGTAAACGAGCGAGGTGGGGCACGGTGACTTGGGCCTCATTCGGGTGCCGGCTACGATCCGTCCACCGACTCGTCGAAAGTGGTGCTGAAGGCCGTGAACACCGCAGGGGTGACATCGCCGACCCGGTTGCGCCTGACGGTCGCGGCCTGGTTCCTGGTCATGCTCGGCAACGTGCTGCACGTCGCGCGCCGTCCGCAGGACTGGTCGCTCGACCTGAGGGTGTACCGCGCGGGTGGTGAGGCGTGGCTGCGCGACCTGCCCGTCTACGCCGACCACTTCGCGACCTCGTTCGGCGGGCCGGACCTGCCGTTCACCTACCCGCCGATCGCGGTGGCGCTGTTCAGCGCGGTGGCGCTGGTGCCGCTGCAGGTGGCGATCGTCGGCATCGCGGTGGTGAACGTCCTGGCGCTCAGCGCGATCTGCCTGATCGCCGCGGTGCGGGTGCACGGCCGCAACGAGCGCGCCGTGCGGTGGGGTCTCGGCGTCGCCGCCGCGGTCTCGGTGTTCGACCCGCTGCGCGAGACGCTGTGGTTCGGCCAGATCAACCTGATCCTCGCGGTGCTGGTCGCGGTCGACTGCCTGCTGCCGCGCACCTGGCTGCCGCGCGGCGCGCTGATCGGCCTCGCGGCGGCGATCAAGCTGACGCCCGCGGTGTTCGTGCTGGTCTGGGTGGCCCGCCGGGAGTGGCGGCCGGTCCTCACCGCGATCGGGTCGTTCGCCGCGCTCGGGCTGGTCGGCTTCGCGATCATGCCGTCGAACGCGCGGGAGTTCTGGCTGCACGCCCTGCTCGACCCGGGCCGGGTCGGCCGGTTGACCTACACCGGCAACCAGTCGGTGCGCGGGGTGCTCGCCCGGTTGGGGTTGGAGGGCAACGCGCAGGTGGTCGTCTGGGTGCTGCTCGCCCTGGTCCTGGTCGCGATCACCGTCCACGTGTGCGCGCGTTCGAAGGACGACGTGGTCAACTTCCTGGCCGTCGCCGTCGTGGGGCTGCTGATCTCGCCCGTGTCGTGGGGGCACCACTGGGTCTGGATCGGGCCCGCGCTCGTGGTGCTCACGGCGGTGCGCGGCGGACCGGCGTTCCGGGCGGCGGC
This genomic window from Saccharothrix sp. HUAS TT1 contains:
- a CDS encoding glycosyltransferase 87 family protein — protein: MTSPTRLRLTVAAWFLVMLGNVLHVARRPQDWSLDLRVYRAGGEAWLRDLPVYADHFATSFGGPDLPFTYPPIAVALFSAVALVPLQVAIVGIAVVNVLALSAICLIAAVRVHGRNERAVRWGLGVAAAVSVFDPLRETLWFGQINLILAVLVAVDCLLPRTWLPRGALIGLAAAIKLTPAVFVLVWVARREWRPVLTAIGSFAALGLVGFAIMPSNAREFWLHALLDPGRVGRLTYTGNQSVRGVLARLGLEGNAQVVVWVLLALVLVAITVHVCARSKDDVVNFLAVAVVGLLISPVSWGHHWVWIGPALVVLTAVRGGPAFRAAALLVAAVFAVGPHWLFPNDNDVERHWEWWQQVVGNAYVWCGLAFLVVLLVRALRNRDREREPDLELPRPA
- a CDS encoding Crp/Fnr family transcriptional regulator — translated: MAIPSGWPTGTYLGTVSAAGRAALLELGVPKLFRRGAALMREGERSDHVVLLVHGLVKATVTLENGRVALLNVKVGGDLVGEMAFLTGKARSATVTACVDTRARVVTAAGFTAFLTRFPAAHFDLDKMILRTLAWGEQRRTDFNGYPATVRLARVLVYLADSYGHHGAAGTELKLNLTQGEIGSLVGVEEDTARREFRGLRDRGVITTGYRATTVVDRGVLREIAEL
- a CDS encoding N-acetyltransferase family protein, which encodes MQWTVRAGRPDDAPEIARINVDAWQHSYRGIVDDPVLDRMLPESRLPAWARVLRLPEPSRVFVAVEEDTGRIGAYCAVDAVRESKDAHPDLHTGELVAIYADPRFHGRGAGHEVHEAAMRHLVEQGFRYAVLWVFQDNAKSRDFYESHGWRHDGLVHRYELGGQELPEVRYGRFLPAPRRRGRQPSRV
- a CDS encoding DNA-binding protein; the encoded protein is MSPALEAVLAKAGLQVTPDEFLSLVADAARKLAPPHPDPASYFPPDQRDALVDVGLDLSPHRVTDDQGRARTVVAHAVLRDSALSVAEAARQLGVDTSRVRHRLGVGRLVGWKDRGSWRLPAWQFASGGVLPGLEAVLAAVPPDQPALVVAGFMTTEQEDLVVDGGPTTPREWLLAGGEPRRVAALAAQLGTPA
- a CDS encoding RES family NAD+ phosphorylase; translated protein: MSRLPQPPAPAVLQATLRRTEDVVAVHRATRLVRVFAAKGLHPQRWNSFRYTGPLPHARFDTQPPAPDGSPTHAHDQGVLYFGMTARTSIAEVFQATSVVDRRTRSPFLVVLRPRRTLRLLDLTGLWPTRAGASQEISSGPKGLTQQWARAIRAAYPELDGLWYRSSMDSGAPAVCLWDPPGGTGLPASPDVLLPLEHPGLDLPLARVCEELNYTLLG